The following are from one region of the Plodia interpunctella isolate USDA-ARS_2022_Savannah chromosome 23, ilPloInte3.2, whole genome shotgun sequence genome:
- the Polr2L gene encoding DNA-directed RNA polymerases I, II, and III subunit RPABC5 produces MIIPVRCFTCGKVIGNKWETYLGLLQAEYTEGDALDALGLKRYCCRRMLLGHVDLIEKLLNYAPLEK; encoded by the exons ATGATCATCCCGGTCAGATGTTTCACCTGTGGCAAGGTGATTGGAAACAAGTGGGAAACTTATTTGGGGCTTCTGCAAGCAGAATATACTGAAGG TGATGCCCTGGATGCCCTCGGTCTGAAACGGTACTGCTGCAGGAGAATGCTTCTTGGACATGTAGACCTCATTGAGAAACTGCTCAACTACGCACCATTGGAGaagtaa